The Amphiura filiformis chromosome 15, Afil_fr2py, whole genome shotgun sequence region TGATGACATGTAGTTTAATGGAAATGAAGAACACTTTAGTTATTCAATTAACTTATCCACTTTTAACTTTTTTTCAATTCAGGTATCCATCACCAACCCACCCAGACTACAACAAGCAATATAAATTTCGCAACACACCATACAATAATGATACATCTCCAATGTATGCCCGCTCCAAGACTCCAAATCCCTACGCTACTCCACCACCACAAACAGCTACATCTCCTTATCAAAGGCCACACACTGTTGCTGCATTCAGACAAGACGAGAATCCTAACCTACCATCCATAGATGGTCACTCTAACTCCAATAGTCGGCCAGGCAGTGGTGGTCAGTACTCGTCGGCCAGTGGACACTCAGTGAGTAGGGCTCATGTAGGAGGTAGACATACTCCTGTAGGTAGCAGACCCTCTAGTGGTACTCAATCACATCAAAGTTCAGTGGGACATAGTGGTATACAGGACAGTAGAGACGGGCATAGTAGACCAAGTAGTGGTGCTTCTAGTTATATCAGGGACTCCCATGCAAGTCATACAGGATCCTATAGGAGTAATACAGGATCCTATAGGAGTCATATAGGATCTCATAAGGGATCTATAGGAAGACGTGGTGGGTCAAGACATAGCAGTGCCAGGAGTGGAAGTGTTAAAAGAATGAGTGCAACACCTCAAGCAACAACTGTCAGTAACCAGTATGGAGGAGGGCACAGGTGaggtcatctcatgaatattcattgcTTTTATACATTTAATGATCAAAGTTGCAGTTGATAATACCATTTTAAATTCCCTCCCTGTAGTAATATTGCATTTGTACTCATAATTCTCTATCCCTTCTCTTGAttacaaatatatacaaatatcTAATTTTGTCCACAACTTGTGGTCCAAGACCACAATAACCTGTGGTTCAGGACCACAATGCTAAAAGCAAAATGCTGCAAGTCCAGCAGGGTTTAGGCTGCCGCCGCTGCCGATTTCCATAGCAATGACTTGCAACCAATGGAGTTCCAATCAGTGTGTATGGTGCTAGACTCTGATGCATAAgggagggggtactcaagtttggttagGGTGGGGATGTGCATCCAAGAAATTTATACACATTTACAAAGTAAATTGGACCATTTTGATGTCATTTTTGGCCACATTTAAAAGGTGGCcatttttataaaatgataggACCGAAATGAGACTCATGTTTACAGCACATCCCCATAATTATGGTCTTTTGTCActgagtgtagtacccccttaaggtcagcatgttttaacaaaatgaaaaaagttgaagCATAAAATGAAACATATTGAACCTTTTATGCCAGATAAAATAGACcacattcttttgttttataaacACAGCTGTATAAAAAGTAAAAGAACAGTGTTTACTTAacagtttttcttttcttttagatAAACTCTTCAAATAGACCATGAAGGAGAGATGATGTCGGCCTTGCTGATCTACACCAACTGTGAGGGGTAACAGCATGCAGTATGGACATTACATTGGACTTGGGTCATACTATTTATGAGAGGAATGGTGATGCAAGTGATGTTGATCCTTGGAAATTGCCAAAGGAGGATAGTTTCTACAATTCTCTGAATGAAACAGTAGTAGATATTATGTTTTTATCACTCATACAAAAATTCTACAGTTCATTAGTTGATTACcattcaatatttttaatatcaacaAACCCTgtttgatagtttttaccatcataactACGCTTATACTGCACAATATATTATGACACTTCTCACCTTAGCCAGACGTATGTGTGTTGTGTACATGCAGGAAAGGCTGCTTCTTGTGAGATTTGCAAATTTTGTTGTGTTTAAATCATTGGAAATACAAATATGTAATagcaaaacatgtttttgttaaCAAATTAGTATTCACTGTTGTAGTGTGATGTCATTGTCAAAACTGATGGTTTTAACTGGTTCGACTGTGTtctgaaccatgatcaaaatgctaactcaatgggttgctaacaggtgtgcaaaccaagctAGTAACCAAGGCATGATGTATTCACTATGATGGCAAATATGTTTTTAGAAATTTATAacatttatgtatgagtgatacaaaaataaataccgtcataaatttgtgtaatggtagaaatataatcactctgaggtattgttccattccacttgcCATACTACTTTGTGAAGTTAAACAATCCCTCATTTACCCTCTGATTATATTACAACCATTACATTCATAGAtggatttaagggatctagaatgagcgtttatggtgtttcgacagtattttttgtgggacatgagagcacctcagacgtgtcgaattgcattctgaatactgaagcatgtctttctgatatcaaataattttcatttttgaaattcacgatataatacaaattttatgacaaattattaaaatttgatatttttcaaatttttgatatataacagtcctcgaaataaatttttaaatccaatgatatattcttaaagtgtatgtagctgggaggaaaagccgacgatcaattgaaaattttgaccttttatattgaagatatggattttttcccaaaagaccttttttttgttggtgttttgggaaaaaaatccatatcttcaatactgaaaggtcaaaattttcaattgatcgtcagttttcatcccacctacatacactttaagtataaatcatcagatttataaagtttacttcaagtactgttaaatatcaaaaatatcaatttttaatgatttgccataaaaagtgaattacattgcgaatttcacaaaaaaacaaaattatttgatatcagaaggacattcttcgtattcagaatgcaattcgatatgtctgatgtgctctaatgtcccacaataaatactgtccaaacgcttcagtttcagtttcagtttcggTTGTCGCCGGTAGGGTAGACAAATTGTCCACATTTCGCCAACTTCATTAGATTATATTGACTTGACGCGCTTACAGGACTAACTTGAGAACTTCTAACAATTGTTCAGTTTTTGTTTAAAATCTCTAATGTAGATGCTGCTGTGACTTCCCCGGGCAGCTTGTTCCAGTCTGGGATTGTTTGGTTGAAGTATGAAAACTTATTGATATTGAGTCTGGTGTGTTGCCTTTGATATTTATGAAGATGGCTTCCCCTGGTTCTGGTGACTTGTGAAGGAATCAGATAATCCTCGCTCTTGACCCCACCAGTCCATTTGAAATTTTATACATCATTGTAAGTCTGtcattctttcttctttttctaatGTTTCCCAGTTCAATTTAGTTAACATATCTGTGACACTGCTGTATCTGCTAAAGTTCGGCTACAAAATCTGGCTGCTCTCCTCTGCACCATTTCGATTCTGTGCTTATGTATTTGGGTATGGGGGTCCCAAACAATACTGGCATATTCCAATATAGGTCGCACCAGCATATTATATGTGCAAGTTTTCACGTTGGTTGTACAGAACCAAAAATTCCTCCTGAGAAAGCCGAGCACCTTGTTTGCCTTATTAATTGTGTTTTTGATGTGGACACTCCAAGTcattttattatcaatttcaaCCCCTAAATATGGATTGGAATCTACCTCTTGCAGAGTCTCGCCACAAAAAGTAAATGAGTGCGTTGGGGCTCCTTTTTATAGGA contains the following coding sequences:
- the LOC140172100 gene encoding uncharacterized protein, with the translated sequence MASAVCSRRSSATSTRSSVGTNATWLTQNGKHAMGKGQVLYTGPSGIRDYKVNVVTDDRMVGIGTMSAEGSAEINYIWREAPGTAPPIRRSAFVGEVGWLIPQFKDWRSFTSGHQITQSEFSKAQDEKFTHRWQEPWYPSPTHPDYNKQYKFRNTPYNNDTSPMYARSKTPNPYATPPPQTATSPYQRPHTVAAFRQDENPNLPSIDGHSNSNSRPGSGGQYSSASGHSVSRAHVGGRHTPVGSRPSSGTQSHQSSVGHSGIQDSRDGHSRPSSGASSYIRDSHASHTGSYRSNTGSYRSHIGSHKGSIGRRGGSRHSSARSGSVKRMSATPQATTVSNQYGGGHR